Genomic window (Helianthus annuus cultivar XRQ/B chromosome 3, HanXRQr2.0-SUNRISE, whole genome shotgun sequence):
TAGCAATGTGTCTTGGGGTTATAAAAGCTCTAAGGGGGCTAAGGTGACACCAGTTATCACTCCACGCATTCGTTTGCAACCCACTTCGGATAATCTTCCAAAAGAAAGGCCGGATAAAATTTCGAATAGAGAGGATTTTCCTCCATCCCCAGCTCATGCTACCCCTACTTTGGACCTCCCAGAAACTTTGAAGCTTCAATTTATGAGCATAAATCCATTGCACCCACAGGGACTTTCTTTTGGTTAGGATACTCCATATATGATTAGTAATGAGAGCTCTGTTTACATCCCCAACACGCCGTATACCTAAACCACCCTCCGACTTAGGAAGACAGATGTCATTCCACGCCACCTTTGCTTTAACCGTACCAACATTGCCAGCATTCCACAGAAATCGCCTCATCCGCTTTTCTAAATCACTAATGACTCGGGCTGGAATAACGAAAATAGAAGCCCAGTATATATGCATTGCGGATAGTACCGAATTAATAAGCTGCAATCTGCCCGCAAAGGACAGCGTTTTTGTCATCCAGTTGTTAATTTTCTTATCCATTCGGTCCACTAAAACCTTGCAATCCCCTGCGGTTAACCTGGATGTGATCAACGGCACACCTAGATAACGAACAGGAAGCGAACCCTGCTGAAACGGCATGATATTGAGAATATCCTGCTTGACCTGATGCGGAACATTACAAAAAAATACCGTGCTTTTAGCAGGACTCGGAACCAAACCAGAAATACTCGAAAATTGCTCCAACGCCACTTTGATCTTGCTAACCGAAAAGGCACTCCCATGAACAAAAATAAATAGGTCATCAGTGAATGAGacatttattattttttgtttcaTACAATGAGCATGATACTTGAAACCTGGAGCAGACCGAGCTGATTTTTGGAGAAGAAGTGTAAGCACCTCCATAACAAGCGTGAACAGATAAGGGGACATCGGGTCCCCTTGTCGAAGACCCCTTCTCCCTTTGAAAAAACCGTGAAGATTCCCATTAATACTCAACGAATACGTAGCCGTAGAAACACAAGCCATTATCCACTTCACCATTTTCCTATGAAAGCCAAACTGATAAAGAATTTTCTCAAGAAAAGCCCAACTAACCGTGTTGTAAGCCTTTTGAATATCTATTTTGAACGCGCATCTGGGGGGACCTTTATTCAAGTGGTAGTTGTGCATAAGCTCCTGGGTTAAAAGAATATTATCAGAAATCCGCCTGCCTGGCACAAACGCCGACTGATTAATACTAACCAGATAATCCAAGCTCCCTTTCAGCCTATCCGTAATAATCTTGCTAATGCATTTGTAGAGAACATTGCAGCAAGAAATAGGACGATAATCCAGAACCGAATCAGGGGTGTCCACTTTTGGAACAAGAGCTAAAATTGTATGGTTTAACTGTTTCAGCATTTTACCCGTATCAAAAAATTCCAAAATTGCACCCGTGACCTCATTACCCACAATTTCCCAAGCATGCTTAAAAAACGCCGACGTATAGCCATCCGGACCAGGAGCTTTGTTCTCACATATGCTGAACATGGCATTCTTAACTTCCTCATTCGTAACCTGTCTAACCATATTATCAGCTGTTTCGGGATTAATGACATTGTCAAACACTTCGGTCAAGTCAACACTAGAGAGCGTGTCTTCCTTGCCTAAAAACGCTGAATAATGGTTGACAAGGGCAGCCGCCACGCCATCCCCCTCAAAACGATTACCATTTACATCACGAATGCACTGGATTTTGCTTCGATTATTCTTACACTTCACACTATTATGAAAGAACGCCGTATTGGAGTCCCCAGAACAAAGCCATTCCACCTTCGATTTTTGTTTCAAAAAGCATTCCTCATCATGCGCTGCAACCTAGAACTCCTGAAGCGTCTCTACCTCCTTTTTACGAATCTCCGCATCCATAGGGTTTGCATCCACCATTTTTTGAACTTCATCCAGCTTCTATCGCAGCTCCACAACTTTGGTATGTAAATTTCCTTGCTGGAAGAGGATCTTTCGAAGACCTGGTTTTAGGTTTTTCAACTTAGTAGTAACCGAGAACATAGTGTATCCCTCTATTCTTTTCGCCCATTCACCCTCCACACAATCTTTGAACTCAGGTTTAGAGGTGATAAAATTTGCAAACTTGAAAGGCTTTGGCCGATAGGATTTAGAAGTATTAGGAAACTTCAATATACACGGAGTATGATCAGATAAGCGATGCGGGTGATATATGACATAAGCATCAGGAATTACCTCCAAGCATTTAAGATTACACATAACCCGATCAATTTTCCTAAGTAAACCAACCCCTTCTTTTGGTTTCTGGTTCCAAGTGTAATGAAGACCATGCCCCTTTACATCAACCAGTTCCGTGGTTTGGACACATTCATAAAACTCCCTCATTCCAATAGAAAGACTAGACGTACCAAATAGAGAATCATCACCATGGAGGGCTGAATTAAAGTCGCCCATGACAAACCACGGGTTGTTCGTACACAGCAACTTGTGCCTACATAAATCCTCCCACAAACTCCTTCGCTCTTGATACTTGTTCTTCGCATACACAAACGAACAAAAAACACTCTTGTTATCAGCTTTGGACCAGACTTGAGCGTGGATAACCTGATCAGATTGAGACAATATCATAACGTCTACCAAATCGCTATTCCATCCTAGAATAATTCTGGTACCCCGTTTACATAACCCCCCGTTTGACGTCCAACTCCATTGCctaaaaacatttttacaaaatctaGCCAAATTAGCAACCTCCACATGGGATTCTAAGATAGCACAAACCGAAACTTTATTTTCCGAGAGCATAACACGAACCTCATTCTGTTTCAAGGGGCGGTTCAATCCCCTTATATTCCAAGTTAGAATACTATCCATTAAGACCATTGataccgggagtgcttgccccctcagctTTCTCATACTGATTATCATTCGACATAAACTTCGATGTTTCCTTTGGTACCGTCTCCACCACCTCCTCATCAAACCCATTGTGATTCCCATTACCCTTGTTCCTATCTTTCCTCGCCCCCTTTTCATCATTCCACTCCTGACCATCTATCTTTGATAAAGCCTCAAACGAGTTCTGAGTTTTAACCTTTTCGTGTGCTGTCTTGTCGATAGTTGCCTCTTTCGTTCCAGACGTACTTGGATCCGACTTAGTAGGTTTTGGTTTATACACAGACTTTGCCTTTTGTTTCTTTTGCATCACCCCTATCCGAGCCGTCTTCCTCTTATCCGTAACAAACCCCTCATCATCCACAATcacttgtttttcttttttattagCTTCATTTTTAGCACACGTTTGTTCATTATGACCAAAAACGCAACACAAGGAGCACCTTTGCGGCTTCCACTCATACTCCACCTTCACAACCTCATTAAGATACCCCTCCTCCTCAAGCTTTGGAATAGCAACGACAATCTGATTTTTAAGTTCCTTATCCGCGTTTATTTCAATCAAAGCCCGAGCAAAACTAGTCCTGCCCCAGTTTTCCGAGCACATTTCAGCTGTGTAGCCATCAAGGCGTTTTGGTTCACCTAACTTGGATGCTAGTAAGCTTAATCCATCATCGGTGTAGACCGAAACAGGAACATTATGAAGTTTAACCCACACGGGAACAGACTTGATACCTTCCTTCTTGAGACTAATTGACGGGGACCAAACATTTAAGAACAACGGAACCTTCCTGATCAGCCATGGCCCTCCCTCCAGCACTTTAGTCATACCCTCCTTTGAATCAAATTTAAAGAAGAAGAACCCATCTGAATTCATCATAAGTTTAGCAAACCCAAACTTCGCCCAAACATTCTTAGCATAGTATTCGACAACAGGATATGGTAACCGGTTCCCCAAAAAATAACCATATAGAACATTCACAAATTTCTCTTGGACTTTACGAATTACCTCACGAGGAATTACAACATCAGCATCCGGATTTGTCTCTCCCGATTCCATCTTTCTGAAGTTTACTTCCCTTTTCCTTGTGTTCGTATTCTTCACTTTATCAGCATAAGACAGCATGGTTACACCCTTACCGGTATCCTCCTTCTTATTAAGATCAGCCGCAACCTTTGTTTCTTGGACTGGAACGGTCACCTTTTCCAGTTCATCAATGATGTTTATCATTTTCGGCTCGTTTTGGACCACACCCCGTCTCGGCAATAAAGGATTTCCATCGATTTTCAGCGACTTTGCATCAAAACTGTTACCCAACGAATGTAAACTGGATCGCATCTCTTGAAAGATCGACGGCTTCGCACTACTCGTGGACACGAAGATATCCCCATGCAACTTTTCAGTGAACGACTGAAACCCTAAATCCTCCAACCCCGAATCCCTATTCCTCTCCATGCACGACAAGACCAGCGCTTTCAACCAAATGACAAGAACATGCAGCCACAAAAGAAAACCCTAATCCTTTAAACCCTAGCGTTAATCTTCAACCCTTGACCGATTAATCCAGTGTTTTCGATCTAGCTAAATTAAActcagttaaccgcaatcaaAAACAACTAGATTAATAAATCAGAATATCGAATTAAACACTAAGGCGGCGATTGAATACGAAAGAAAGAAAAACCCTAAAATCAAAGTTGGTCACAATTGCTAACTAGTTCGTTATGGATTCTTGAACGATCAAGCCTccaatcacagactgttatacaaaaGATTGCAACAAAAACTAGGGtttcatgatgaacaggaatcgCCAAAAGGAGAGAGGGATCAAGGAGAGTCAACAACTAACCATAAGATAGAGTTCTTGGTTAACACGAACAAGGTTATTCAGTAGCACAATTAACAGAGTCATCATGTTTAACGAGATCAACCTAGTTAACAAGGTAACAAGTTTTTCGCAGAACTAATACACTTAACATGGTTAACACTTAACACGGTTAACATATGAAACAGGAATAATAACTTATCAGTACTagttaactaacagagttaacaaacAATTAGAGTTCACAACTTAACAACTTATCAACGGTTTACATGTTTAACTACGTTACATACTTAACAGGATTACGTGCAGCTAACAGGGTTAACATCACATCAGACCAACAATCCCCCCCCCCTAAAACTCAGACATAGGGTCTCTCTCCCCCCCCCCCAAGAAACTCGGACAGGAGAGGGTGTCCTTCACAAACTCGGACTAGAGAGGGggtggggttaaaactcggacaggtaAGTTaacaaaaagtcggaccatgggggtgggggttaaagctcggacaaCCCCTCCCCTACatgcaaaactcggaccaatggTCTTGGGGttaaaaagtcggacatgggtctagagtttaaaactcggaccatgttttACAAGACATAAGCTCGGACATCACAATCAAACAAAGTTCGGACTACATGTTAtaaataaaagtcggaccatttaCATCATCTAAAACTCGGACCTTAATGCCTCTCTAAAATTCGGACACTTGGTCTatcttaaaactcagacaaataaTCAAACATACGAATGTTCCACTTCATtgagattgtatcagttacgttttagTTTTCATACGATCGTGAAACCCTATTTAACATATATTCACAGTGCAGAAATCTTAATCAAACTCAACGATTTTGGCACATCATGTATCTAATCATCAGGCAATCTATTATACAACTAGTCAATCATCATAattacaataatcagaatcaaatcaataatcacagaaccatcatatgtgagctagggtttacaagtattacaagaatcaagaattgatacaatcaaacaatcaataaacgattaccttgaattgattctagttagagtatggaaatcaagagtgatgaatagcttgtgcctaggatgaagatgatgatgcttGCCAGGGAATcagagaatgaaagtacgtgctttgttttgtgtaatgattagtgaaaagggattagggttaagtatctctaggatttcacaacaatttcacagtttcaccaccaagttcatatgtttgacaggtctttcataattaacacataaccatgctcaaatacaacgttacagtttcacagcaaactaattgtgcaaataaacaactaaacaagcaatgaacgtgcaataaatgcgaaataggaatcttggaaacttgagttgtcacaacacgcgcggagcatgtcttcaagagtacatatcgttctctcagtctgtccgtcggtctgaggatggaatgcggtacttaagttaagcgtcgtaccgagagccgcttgaaacgtttcccacaatcgcgaagtaaaccgagcgtcacggtccgaaatgatgtcacgaggcgtaccatgattacaaatgatctcatcggtgtagattcgggctagtcgttctaccttgtagtcttcccgtattggcaaaaagtgcgctgatttggtcagacgatcaactataacccaaatgctgtcgtgacctgatggcgtgggcgggagtttggttatgaaatccatagctatactctcccacttccatatagggattggaggttgttcgagtaagccagaaggtcatTGGTGTttagccttaactctcgcacaagtcaggcaacttccaacatagagagcaatatcccgtttcatacccggccactagtacttgtagcgaaggtcctggtacattttatcggcatcgggatgaatagaatatcgggatttttgggcttcgttcattataatctttcgcaaatcggtccgcttagggatccaaattcggtccagataatagaaaatcccatctgctttgcttacaagctgagctccatcgtgatagatcctctccttcttcaaagtgcgttcattaaaacaagcatgctgagcttcgcggatgagggtttcaagatcgtgctgggcttgggtattgcgaatactgagcaaataactccgtctgctgagcgcgtcggcaacaacatttgcgttgcctgggtgataacgaatctcacagtcgtaatcgttgaggagttctatccatcggcgttgacgcatgttaagttctttctgattaaagatgtgttgtaaactcctgtgatcggtgaagatcatacacttggtaccatataggtagtgtcaccaaatcttcaatgcgaaaacaactgcgcctagctcgagatcgtgggttgtatagttcttctcgtggattttgagttgacgagatgcgtaagctataaccttgtcccgttgcatgagaacacagccaagaccaaggttggaagcatcacaatagacaatgaaatcgttgtttccgtctggcaatgtgagaacaggagcattgcaaagcatatgcttgagggtttgaaaagcagattcttgttcagttccgcaaacaaaagacctgtctttatgggtaagagcggtaagcggcacagcgatcttagagaatccttcgataaatcgccgataatagcccgctagtccgagaaaataacgaacttcggacgggttcttaggcgtaatccagctctttactgcttcaatcttcgcgggatcgacatgaataccttgactattaaagatgtgacccagaaactgaacctcctccagccagaattcgcacttggagaacttggcatagagttgattcccctggagtaactcgagaaccaaacgtagctGTTGCGcgtgtttggtcttcgacttagaatagatcaagacatcgtcgatgaacacgatgacgaaacggtctagaaatggcttacatacgcgattcatcagatccataaaaacctcgggtgcgttggttagaccaaaaggcataacaacgaactcatagtggccgtaacgagtgtgaaaggcggttttgggtatgtcttcctcttgtatgcgcaattgatgatagcctggacgtaaatcgatctttgagaaacacttggcaccttgtagctgatcaaacaaatcgccgattcgaggtagaggataacggttcttgatggttaacttattcaactcccgatagtcgatgcacatcctgaacgacccatccttctttttaacgaaaaggactggtgcgccccatggagaggtgctcgggcgaatgaagcctttttcaagaaacacttggagttggtttgagagttccctcatttcggatggagcgagtcgataaggggctttggcaacagggttggctccaggaataaggtcgatacgaaagtcgatatcacgacttggcggtagtccaggaagatcatcagggaacacctgaggaaattcatgaACCATTGGAACGTCCTTGACTTCAGccttcattttcttttctttctccacTACTACAATGTGGGCCAAGaaagctcggtattccttgcggagatacttgcgagcttggatgcatgacatgagcttgagacctttcgaagctgtttcaccgtaaacacacaataaatcaccgttcgcgagcgagaatcgaattatcttctcaaaacacacaacttcagcatggttttcgcgaagaaagtccatgcctactatgatgtcgaagcttccgagttgcatcggaataaggtcgataagGGAGacatgattgttgagctcgagagtacaatcacgaagaacagaattgacggcaacagttcttccagtagcgacttcaacttcgaatgacgaggggagataagaacgcttacgactaagaagcttctcgaattcaaacgacacaaagctgttatcggctctagtatcaaacaaacatgatgcataaataccattcaaaaggaacgtaccattaaccacattatTGTCAGCCTGAGCTTGAcgagcgttgatgttgaaggttctggcacgggctgcttgctgttgctactgaggctgctgctgctgctgttgtggatcttgtttcaccaccctgttcgggcacatgtttgcaaggtggttagggtcaccacatgcaaagcagactcgagcattcactggggtgcttgagctgcaggttggccttgaggggctgggagcagagcttgatgagcggcggcttgaactggggcttgacggggaccatagcgacagttcgcagtgaaatgaccgtaaaggttgcagtgggtgcagaaacgacaggcgattcccaccgaatgatgatatgagcatgtcgggcagagcgggtggggacctgtataagcacgctttgctggcggtgcattggtaaCCGGAGCTGGTtggtgatgagactgctgctgagccagtacggcttgcagaggagctgCAGTTATTGTGACAACACAGTTCtagttgctggagctgttgttgttgtgcttcttctttcggcgtgatgacttggatggttgagcagtggagtcggtggtcggtgcagtggtggcttgatgcagagacgtggatggcttatcccagaaaccagcttttacccgcttgtcattgatctcggcggcaagcaagtaagtctcttcaattgatgttgtcttggcggcgtgaacaaagttggcaacacaatcgggtagagctcgaatgtacttcttgatggccatgtctggcatcttgacttgatcgggacagatgatactaagctgcttgaagcgagcagttaaagcagcgttgtctccatccttatgcttgatgttccaaaactcgtcctccagcttttggcgttcatggggagggcagaattcgtccatcatgatggccttcagctcttcccaagtcagctcataagctgcatcattcccgcgtttgtttcgttcggccgtccaccagtctagagctcgggactggaaaacgccggttgcctttagggtacggagattttcaggacagcggCTTTGGCATAaagtgacttcaactgaatcaaaccattgaaacatggcggtaggccatcttctccggtaagcTCTTTTgttccgcatgctttaaactgtttgaagctgaaaaaagtcttgttagcatctttaggagtttcagttcgcgactcctcagacgacttgctgacgttttcatacacctcgcttacagcttttgccacactctttGCAATGATTGCAGCAAGACGCTtatctctcttttcttggcgagtcagtggggttcggtgtccagatgacgacatggtctgcaacagacatcgtcgtatgtctcagacacaacaaaccgaatctcacctcacacgcctactacttactaaagcttagaaacacGTCGAAACACACATTACATAAACaaataggcacataaccacagattcacataatcacagaagcacataagcatgtAGACACGTAGAGCACAGAAACACCAAAAACACAGAAGCACAAACATATTTAATCACATAGTTTTCCTATAAGCACATAGAGTATTCTGGCTCAGAAACACCGAAGCACATTCGCAGAGACAGTCAtaatacagaaacctattattcaaagctcgcgtgtcgttcgtatatattGATCGCGTACAGCATATCGAATAGTATCGCATAATCATATAGCGTGTCGAGTATAGTGTAGCGTATATCATATCATAGTATCGTATAGGTTCGTAGCGATTTGTTGGCGTTTTGAGATAGTTtggcaatgcgagtcgtgtgtgtcgattgaagtgatagcaaaatcgaataattctccaaaaatttaaacacataaacagatatattcacataaaacacataaaatcaacgaacgATCAGAGtaggcagttgcgggctcagaatcgagaCACATAAAATCGTGAAATGAATTGTTTGCCGCTaatagacattgactacccaaagtgattcaactattcacaatagacttgtcgtcacttttcaaCTTTCGGGCTCGCGTTGCTGCCTccattcttgggcattcaacacgtattccctaggtcatactcatgagttcaggttgttggagtccgtcgaggctttggtgagaaaaATAAAATCCGGAACAAGTTTTCAAGGTTAAGGTTTCACcactagcttagcaacttcttccttgttttaatagaatttgaggagattattcatcaaaatatggatttcactcctgatctggtataattctcctcgtttgttattGAAAATAGTaaggaaatcattgataaattgataaaatcggcatagatcaagcaatttagtcgagagtttgcggttttcacacctaatcctgactaaatcgcttgattcCATTTGAAAATTCgggtgcagtgatagtgaagagtAATaggatatagcacataagcttggtctgttggtccctaactatagtctaggtctctaagacagcgaccaggactaggtcgtgtcttgcctaattccctatagttatggctctgataccaatctatcacaccccgaccgatggcggaatcatcggggcatggcactgagcgaaacagattgtccagaagtttccacaacaactatcattaccatttagtttaaataatacgtcccataccgtatcccaaatagtaaaacaaattgttacagataacaactagtcaaatattctgttccaacaactcagatttaaatgaataataaaatagtttgtttgcttctaaagacccctattctgttgacttcagacaactatttgttggggggctctagagctttattctagccacgcttccctagcaagtaaacaccttaaacacctgtcacatacgttaaaataaagtcaatacatagaatgtaaaggtgagcattcaagtttgataatagcataatagagttcgaaatagtttacgcataaccagcatgtacacagaggaaaacgaagcatgttaattatcgacatggatctatcaataccaatgactgcgggttgactgtccgagacagttcgcaatacatgattaccaccgtaatccatgcaagtaattgtccttaacaacccccgtgtgaacgggtgctgagtccaaactatagtacttcGTCGTTAAGGCatgtagacagcattccacgtgtaaacataacaacaagcattcatttagtcacgtaatacatgcgaatcggttagcgttcaaataattgagtagtgtcaTCGATTGTGATTTTtataagtaacatatgtaacaccctaAAGTGCTGAAagtaaaaagggttcgagtatactcacagcgattgattgatggattgaagggagcgcttgagagtagggttagcctgaatagttcgatagtataccGATGAGTAACaagtaaaatggaaacaagtgatgatgggtcgaacagcctggtcgatcggacagcaggttcgatcgaacgggttgttcgttcggttaggtagtccgttcggacagcctgttcgatcggccggtaggctcgatcggttggactattcgagtggattgtttcttcctttgtgtaggatgtgtttgtgtatgatggcttgaccttttgaagttttcgttgtagtatttgagaacactcaagtgtccttacctttcaggtcgatcgatcgaacagcctgttcgatcggccggcttaaccgatcggttaggtgcTTCAGAATGGATCCTCAgtgggatgtcacctgatcggacagcatgttcgatcgggtggcacttcaatacatcgaacgagttgaaaatc
Coding sequences:
- the LOC110931913 gene encoding uncharacterized protein LOC110931913, encoding MILSQSDQVIHAQVWSKADNKSVFCSFVYAKNKYQERRSLWEDLCRHKLLCTNNPWFVMGDFNSALHGDDSLFGTSSLSIGMREFYECVQTTELVDVKGHGLHYTWNQKPKEGVGLLRKIDRVMCNLKCLEVIPDAYVIYHPHRLSDHTPCILKFPNTSKSYRPKPFKFANFITSKPEFKDCVEGEWAKRIEGYTMFSVTTKLKNLKPGLRKILFQQGNLHTKVVELR